The following proteins are co-located in the Asterias rubens unplaced genomic scaffold, eAstRub1.3, whole genome shotgun sequence genome:
- the LOC117306626 gene encoding uncharacterized protein LOC117306626, with the protein MLQKEQRPAAPEEIEARRDIRNAVQAGMAGRSLDSNRSNSGIPHLRASEQQEYLQTMDDCNEDHSRRQSRNSDAKPKYSWRYFTPEDFLDHNDETEMDRLLSRGIVVPIRHVGETSAAAPPTSDHYEHSGNSPAWESHVNMVPIEMSNLHSADIDAGLYANGLGGSSPYTDGVDSNPYANRVDSNLNTVRVDSNSYANGVGPNPYSDGVDSNPYANGVGSNPAYLDVDIVPYADEGEMSDCRRDSFASGSYEMDDLLSFMSDELAQGHLGRACLASPETDDGTASQGHSSLSSGGAEHLPCEGATLPRTSSLPSYDSAMYYPPLVCPTPSENTPEKVMNCKTSSERNSSFS; encoded by the exons ATGTTACAGAAAGAGCAAAGACCG GCTGCTCCTGAGGAGATCGAAGCTAGGCGAGACATCAGGAATGCAGTTCAAGCTGGCATGGCTGGACG CTCGCTCGACAGCAACCGAAGCAATAGCGGAATACCTCACCTACGAGCCTCTGAGCAGCAGGAATATCTTCAGACGATGGACGACTGCAACGAAGACCATTCTCGACGGCAATCTCGCAACAGCGACGCCAAACCCAAGTACTCCTGGCGGTACTTCACTCCGGAAGATTTCCTCGATCACAACGACGAGACGGAAATGGACCGGTTGCTGTCTCGGGGGATCGTGGTTCCAATCCGCCATGTGGGGGAGACTTCGGCAGCCGCACCTCCGACGAGCGACCACTACGAACACTCGGGGAACTCCCCAGCGTGGGAGTCGCACGTTAACATGGTCCCGATTGAGATGAGCAACCTGCACAGTGCGGACATCGACGCTGGTCTTTACGCGAATGGATTGGGTGGTTCGAGTCCCTACACGGATGGAGTGGACTCAAATCCCTACGCGAATAGAGTGGATTCGAACCTAAACACGGTTAGGGTGGATTCGAATTCATACGCGAATGGTGTGGGTCCGAATCCCTACTCGGATGGAGTGGACTCGAATCCTTACGCAAAtggagtgggttcgaatcccgcttaCCTGGACGTTGATATTGTACCCTACGCTGACGAAGGGGAAATGTCCGATTGCCGGAGAGACAGCTTTGCCTCAGGGTCCTATGAAATGGATGACCTCCTTTCGTTTATGTCAGATGAACTGGCACAAGGTCACCTCGGGAGGGCGTGTTTAGCCTCACCGGAAACGGACGATGGGACCGCGAGTCAAGGTCACTCGTCACTTTCCTCTGGCGGTGCCGAACATTTACCGTGTGAGGGCGCCACTCTTCCAAGAACATCTTCTCTGCCATCTTACGACTCCGCCATGTACTATCCACCTTTAGTTTGTCCTACCCCATCAGAAAACACGCCAGAAAAAGTCATGAACTGTAAAACGTCATCAGAAAGAAACAGCTCATTTTCGTGA